The Bacillus sp. F19 DNA segment ATGTCCTTGCCGCAGAGTGGACCTTCTTTTTCATAATCCATTGTTAAGAGCTGGCCTATATTTTCAAGTATTAGATCATATTTCATGAAAGAACCTCCCTCTATTCCTGCATTGGAATACGTACATTATGTTCTTTTGCAAAAGTCTGTGCCTCTTCGTAGCCCGCGTCTGCATGACGGATAATGCCCATCCCGGGATCAGATACGAGAACTCTTTCTAATTTACGTTTTGCTGTTTCCGTTCCGTCAGCAACAACAACCATTCCAGAATGCAGAGAATAGCCCATTCCTACTCCGCCGCCATGGTGGAAGGATACCCAGCTTGCTCCGGCTGATGTGTTAACTAGTGCATTTAACACTGCCCAATCTCCAATTGCATCGCTTCCGTCCTTCATCGCCTCTGTCTCGCGATTTGGCGAGGCAACAGAACCGCAGTCAAGGTGATCGCGTCCAATGACGATCGGTGCTTTCAGTTCTCCCGTCCGGACTAATTCATTAATGGCGAGGCCCATCTTCACCCGTTCACCGTAGCCCAGCCAGCAAATACGTGCCGGCAGTCCCTGAAAAGCAACATGCTCATGTGCCATATCAATCCAGCGCAGCAGGGCCTCATTTTCAGGAAAAAGCTCCTTAATCAGCTGATCTGTGCGGTGGATATCTGCAGGATCTCCAGATAGAGCTGCCCATCTGAAAGGACCTTTGCCCTCACAGAACAGCGGACGAATATAGGCTGGTACAAAGCCCGGAAATGCAAATGCATTTTCCACTCCTTCGTCCTTCGCTACCTGGCGAATGTTATTGCCGTAATCAAAGACGATGGTTCCGCTCTTTTGAAGCTCTAACATGCATCTTACATGCTCGGCCATTGATTTTTTTGATTTCTCAACATACAAATCCGGATGATCCTTTTTTACCTGCAGCGCTTCATCCATCGATAAACCATGCGGAAAATAGCCATTTAACGGGTCATGTGCGGATGTCTGGTCAGTAAGGATATCAATCTTTATGTTTTTCTTAATCACTTCATGAAGGACATCTACTGCATTTGCCACTAATCCAATCGAAAGGGCTTTGCCTTCTGACCTAGCCTCCATTGCCCACTGCACCGCTTCATCAAAAGAATGAGTCAGCCTGTCACAATACTTTGTCGCAAGTCTCTTCTCAATTCTGCTTTGATCAATATCGGCAGCAATAACAACTCCGCCGTTCATCGTTACGGCAAGAGGCTGTGCCCCTCCCATTCCGCCAAGGCCTGCCGTTAATGTAATTGTGCCTTTTAAGCTTCCGTCAAAATGCTCTTTTGCCACAGCAGAAAACGTTTCATAGGTTCCTTGAAGAATTCCCTGTGTTCCGATGTAGATCCAGCTTCCCGCCGTCATTTGCCCATACATAGTGAGGCCCTTTTGATCAAGCTCGTGGAAGTTTTCCCAATCTGCCCATTTAGGAACGAGAACAGAGTTTGAAAGCAGAACCCGCGGGGCATGTTCATGCGTTTTAAAAATCCCGACAGGCTTTCCCGATTGAATGAGAAGCGTCTCATCATGCTCCAATGATTTTAACGATTGGACGATTCCATCCAGTGACTCCTGATTTCTCGCAGCCTTTCCAATTCCTCCATAAACAATGAGCTCCTCCGGCTTTTCTGCAACCTCAGGATCCAAGTTATTCATCAGCATGCGAAGCGCTGCCTCCTGCTCCCACCCTTTACAGTCCAATTCTGTTCCCCGTTTTGCTCCTGTGAATTTTGCTGTCATGATAAAATTTCCCCCTTTGTGTCGTTATAATCTTTTTTAAATCTCTTTACATTTGCTTTTTTCAGCCAGGCCGCAGCTGCCTCTATATCCTTTGAAAATACTCTGTCCTTCGTAATAGCCGGGACAACAGTTCTTCCATGAAAATAAAATGTTCTTGTCGTTTCCGACATTTTCTCAATTCCCCGGTAGGCTGCTGCCTCCATCGCACAAATCAATTCAATGGCAAGCACACGTCTGCAGTTTTGAATAATTTGATAGGCGTGCCTTGAGGCAATCGTACCCATGCTGACGTGATCCTCCTGATTGGCTGATGAAGGGATTGAATCAACACTCGCTGGGTGTGCAAGCGTCTTGTTTTCAGAGACAAGCGACGCAGCACAATATTGCATGATCATCGCTCCGGACTGGAGACCGGGCATTGGACTCAAAAACGGCGGCAGATCATTGAGCTGCGGATTGACAAGTCTTTCGATTCTTCGTTCCGAAATATTCGCAACCTCGGCGATGCCCACCTTCAAAAAATCCATGGCAAACGCAATTGGCTGACCGTGGAAATTCCCTCCCGACAAAACCTTTTTGCCTTCATCAAAAATCAGCGGATTATCGGTAGCTGCATTCATTTCAATTTCAAGCTTATCTCTTACGTAAGAAAGGACCTGAAGACTTGCCCCATGAACCTGGGGAATGCACCTTAAGGAGTAGGCATCCTGAACTCTCAGCTCTCCCTGATGCGTCACGAGATAGCTGCCATTTAAAATCCCTCTGATTCGCTCGGCTACTTCAACTTGTTCTTTGTAGCCCCGGGCAATATGAATGTCCTCATCAAACGCATCAATGATTCCTCTCAGACCTTCAATCGTCATCGAAGCAATGTAGTCTGCCTGCAGCGCCACCGCTTCAGCTTCGATGTAATTGACAAGCCCCATTGCCGTCATTGCCTGTGTACCATTGATTAAAGCCAGACCTTCTTTAGCCTGCAGCGTAACAGGGTGAAGTCCCGCTGTCTGAAAAGCTTCTGCTGTCTGCATTTTCCGCCCCTGGTAAAAAACCTCACCTTCACCTACAAGGACAAGTGCCATATGAGACAAAGGCGCCAAATCCCCGCTCGCACCAAGTGAGCCCTGCTCGGGCACAACAGGATGAATTTCATGATTCAGGAGTGAAACAAGTAAAGATAACACCTCTCTGCGAACACCGGAAAAACCTTTCAATAATGCATTAAGCCTAAGCAAAAGCATCCCCCTGGAAACCTCTTCAGGAAACGGATCTCCGACACCGCATGCATGACTTCGAATCAAATTGATTT contains these protein-coding regions:
- the hutU gene encoding urocanate hydratase, yielding MTAKFTGAKRGTELDCKGWEQEAALRMLMNNLDPEVAEKPEELIVYGGIGKAARNQESLDGIVQSLKSLEHDETLLIQSGKPVGIFKTHEHAPRVLLSNSVLVPKWADWENFHELDQKGLTMYGQMTAGSWIYIGTQGILQGTYETFSAVAKEHFDGSLKGTITLTAGLGGMGGAQPLAVTMNGGVVIAADIDQSRIEKRLATKYCDRLTHSFDEAVQWAMEARSEGKALSIGLVANAVDVLHEVIKKNIKIDILTDQTSAHDPLNGYFPHGLSMDEALQVKKDHPDLYVEKSKKSMAEHVRCMLELQKSGTIVFDYGNNIRQVAKDEGVENAFAFPGFVPAYIRPLFCEGKGPFRWAALSGDPADIHRTDQLIKELFPENEALLRWIDMAHEHVAFQGLPARICWLGYGERVKMGLAINELVRTGELKAPIVIGRDHLDCGSVASPNRETEAMKDGSDAIGDWAVLNALVNTSAGASWVSFHHGGGVGMGYSLHSGMVVVADGTETAKRKLERVLVSDPGMGIIRHADAGYEEAQTFAKEHNVRIPMQE
- the hutH gene encoding histidine ammonia-lyase, which produces MIELTGSTLTIESAKKVLYEKAMIHIPDYVWDKVEKSRKAVENIVAQKKVVYGITTGFGKFSDVLIDAEDAEELQINLIRSHACGVGDPFPEEVSRGMLLLRLNALLKGFSGVRREVLSLLVSLLNHEIHPVVPEQGSLGASGDLAPLSHMALVLVGEGEVFYQGRKMQTAEAFQTAGLHPVTLQAKEGLALINGTQAMTAMGLVNYIEAEAVALQADYIASMTIEGLRGIIDAFDEDIHIARGYKEQVEVAERIRGILNGSYLVTHQGELRVQDAYSLRCIPQVHGASLQVLSYVRDKLEIEMNAATDNPLIFDEGKKVLSGGNFHGQPIAFAMDFLKVGIAEVANISERRIERLVNPQLNDLPPFLSPMPGLQSGAMIMQYCAASLVSENKTLAHPASVDSIPSSANQEDHVSMGTIASRHAYQIIQNCRRVLAIELICAMEAAAYRGIEKMSETTRTFYFHGRTVVPAITKDRVFSKDIEAAAAWLKKANVKRFKKDYNDTKGEILS